CGAAGGTATTGATGCCGACTGTTTTCCCTCTCAGGTCCGCGATCGAGCGAATGTCCGGCTGAGCAACCAGCCAGAAACTGATCATCTCGACCGTGAAAAGTACTTTAAAAGGCTGCCGCCCGCGGATCACGGCGTCGATGACTGTGCCACCAGGAACCATATAATCGAAATTTCCGGCAAGGAGTCCTTTCACTGCTATACTACCACCCCTGATCAAAACGAACTCCGGTATCAATCCCTCCTGCCGAAAATATCCAAGATCTTTTTCTAACAAGAACCATAACTGCGACGGGGCAAACGAGGTATAGGCTACCATCACCTTCTTCGGCGCAAGCTCCGCGGGCCAAGTCATCGGCGCCGGGAAGGTCCCCGCGACCAATGTCCAAAACCCGAAGGTTGTTGCAAACGTTACAATCCTTCTCGGACTCATTGTCGCTCACCGTACTTCGAAAGGTGATCGGTGAAGGATTTCATAAGAGCGGAGTGTTGTCGGTTCTTGTGGACGGCGAGATACATGATGCGCTTTAATTTGAGCTCGGGGACATTTAAGATTTTTATCCGTCCTGCCGCAACATCATTGACGACAAGACACTTGGAAAGGAATCCGATGCCTAGCCCGCTTGCGACAGCATTCCTGACCACGTCCCTGCTGCCGATGTCGAGGTTCACTTGTAGCGAAGGCACAAACGAAAGCCCCCTTTCAATAAACTTTTGTTCGACAAGGTCACGGAGAAGGATCCCTTTCTCGGCACTGATCAGACGTTCAGCGGCAAGCAGCTTCAAGGGAACGGCGCGCTTCGTAGTAAATGGATGGTTGGGAGGGCAAATCACTACGACCTCCTCCTCTCGAAGGGCCTTTCCAGCCACAAGACGCGACCGGGGAGCAAAACCCATAATGGCAACATCCAGCTCACCCTCCAACAGCATTTTTTCCAGATCATCGCTCCGCTCAATTTTCAAAGCGACCTCGAAGTCCGG
This portion of the Candidatus Binatia bacterium genome encodes:
- a CDS encoding LysR family transcriptional regulator, yielding MTLWQLKVFSTVAKTGSFTKAAKALQITQPSTTTLVQSLSRELGVKLFEKLGIKIHVTSAGEEALRYAHQILGKEDEFRRSMEEFNVLKKGTLRIGGSVVAGASFLPAAIQQFKEEHPDFEVALKIERSDDLEKMLLEGELDVAIMGFAPRSRLVAGKALREEEVVVICPPNHPFTTKRAVPLKLLAAERLISAEKGILLRDLVEQKFIERGLSFVPSLQVNLDIGSRDVVRNAVASGLGIGFLSKCLVVNDVAAGRIKILNVPELKLKRIMYLAVHKNRQHSALMKSFTDHLSKYGERQ